In one Zobellia galactanivorans genomic region, the following are encoded:
- a CDS encoding sulfatase — MNGRIFYFTLLIAVCFGSCKNTASKETVLHEEKHSPRQPNIVFIFADDLGFADLGFTGSDTHLTPNLDKLAKESVYFDRAYSSHPTCAPSRMSIMTGKYPARLGAVSHGKLGGVAHPGPNDNGLPMTETTIGEALKKEGYTTAHIGKWHIGKGENNPGTRGFDVDIASNEFCCPGSYMYPFESNNEKQRVASKIPDLEDRKPGDFLTDALAEEAVKFIHSTDEKPFFLNMSFYAVHTPITAIPEKVEKYKRLIGPDARQKNPTYAGLVEHLDDAVGAILKALEEKGIIDNTIIVFTSDNGGEILHGITDNFPLRDGKGSSYEGGTRVPLLVKWPGVTQVNTVSHERIIGFDYYPTFLSMAGANPDLHDIDGRDFSPLLKNPKEKLEERDLHWLKYLSLIHYRIPIADNKRCFETIVSGDWKLHEYFQMPDGYKQHFELYNLKDDPSEKNNLANKFPEKVQELKLKMESWKKDIGAPVYDMEKFYGHVKI; from the coding sequence ATGAATGGAAGAATTTTTTACTTCACTTTACTAATTGCGGTTTGTTTCGGCTCATGTAAAAATACGGCTTCAAAAGAAACGGTATTGCACGAAGAAAAACACAGTCCGCGGCAACCCAACATCGTTTTCATCTTTGCCGATGATTTAGGTTTTGCCGATTTAGGTTTTACCGGAAGCGATACCCATCTGACACCCAATTTGGATAAGTTGGCCAAGGAAAGCGTCTATTTTGATCGGGCATATTCCTCGCATCCGACCTGTGCGCCGAGCCGCATGTCTATAATGACGGGAAAGTACCCGGCACGACTGGGGGCCGTAAGCCATGGCAAACTTGGTGGGGTTGCCCATCCGGGGCCCAATGATAATGGTTTGCCCATGACGGAAACGACAATTGGCGAGGCCTTGAAGAAAGAGGGGTATACTACCGCGCATATTGGAAAATGGCATATCGGCAAAGGTGAGAATAATCCAGGTACGCGAGGATTCGATGTGGATATTGCATCTAATGAGTTTTGTTGCCCAGGGAGTTACATGTATCCTTTTGAGTCGAACAATGAAAAACAAAGGGTGGCTTCAAAAATCCCGGATTTGGAAGATAGGAAACCAGGCGATTTTTTAACCGATGCCCTTGCGGAAGAGGCTGTGAAATTTATTCATTCCACAGATGAGAAACCCTTCTTCCTGAACATGTCATTTTATGCCGTTCACACGCCCATAACCGCCATACCTGAAAAAGTGGAAAAGTATAAAAGGTTGATCGGTCCCGATGCCAGACAGAAGAACCCTACCTATGCCGGCTTGGTCGAACACTTAGATGACGCCGTAGGTGCTATTCTTAAGGCCTTGGAAGAAAAAGGAATAATCGATAACACCATTATCGTGTTTACCAGTGATAATGGTGGGGAAATATTGCACGGTATTACCGATAACTTTCCATTGCGGGACGGCAAAGGTTCTTCTTACGAAGGAGGTACCCGAGTGCCCCTTTTGGTCAAATGGCCGGGCGTTACACAGGTGAATACGGTAAGCCATGAACGGATCATAGGGTTTGATTATTATCCGACCTTTCTCTCTATGGCCGGAGCAAATCCTGATTTACATGATATAGATGGAAGGGACTTTAGCCCCTTGTTGAAAAATCCAAAGGAAAAACTCGAGGAAAGGGACCTTCACTGGCTCAAATACCTTTCGTTGATCCATTATAGAATTCCTATAGCCGATAATAAGAGGTGTTTTGAGACCATAGTCAGTGGCGATTGGAAGCTGCACGAGTATTTTCAAATGCCGGATGGTTATAAGCAACACTTTGAGTTGTACAATTTAAAGGACGACCCTTCGGAAAAAAACAACCTAGCTAATAAATTTCCTGAAAAGGTACAGGAGTTGAAGTTGAAAATGGAAAGCTGGAAAAAAGATATTGGCGCCCCCGTTTACGATATGGAAAAATTTTATGGGCATGTAAAAA